Proteins encoded together in one Salmo trutta chromosome 3, fSalTru1.1, whole genome shotgun sequence window:
- the LOC115173873 gene encoding Kv channel-interacting protein 1 isoform X2, whose product MGLVMGTFSMQSNKQDRTYRKDKIDDDFELSVVCHRPEGLDKLEAQSNFSKRELQVLYRGFKNECPSGVVNEDTFKQIYAQFFPHGDASSYAHYLFDAFDSAHSGSIKFEDFVMALSILLRGSVREKLTWTFNLYDINRDGYISKEEMTDIVRAIYDMMGKYTYPALKTDTPKQHVDAFFQKMDKNRDGVVTLDEFILSCQEDENIMRSLQLFENVI is encoded by the exons ATGGGGCTCGTCATGGGGACCTTTTCCATGCAATCCAATAAGCAGGATCGGACCTATCGGAAAG ataaAATTGATGATGATTTTGAGCTGAGCGTTGTGTGTCATCGGCCAGAAGGGCTGGATAAACTGGAGGCTCAGAGCAACTTCAGCAAGAGAGAGCTACAAGTCCTTTACCGTGGCTTCAAAAAC GAGTGCCCTAGTGGGGTGGTGAACGAGGACACCTTCAAACAGATATACGCCCAGTTCTTTCCCCATGGAG ATGCCAGTTCCTACGCACACTACCTGTTCGACGCCTTTGACTCAGCACACAGCGGATCCATCAAGTTTGAG gaCTTTGTCATGGCTCTGTCCATCTTACTGAGGGGATCAGTGAGGGAGAAGTTGACGTGGACTTTCAACCTGTATGACATAAACAGAGATGGCTACATCAGCAAggag gagATGACAGACATCGTCAGAGCGATATATGACATGATGGGGAAGTACACATACCCTGCCCTGAAGACGGACACTCCCAAACAACATGTGGATGCTTTCTTCCAGAAGATGGACAAGAACAGAGATGGAGTAGTCACTCTGGATGAGTTCATTCTGTCTTGCCAGGAG GATGAAAACATCATGAGGTCCCTGCAGCTTTTCGAAAACGTCATATAA
- the LOC115173868 gene encoding T-cell leukemia homeobox protein 3, protein MERAPSAPSPPPKAAQHEPISFGIDQILSSGADSETGRTSSRYGSDTSSGDGYRLGSPTGGNAASYTALSISLSGMVPQLEDPGLYGVNCSLGSRGVIRVPAHRPLTTSGPPHLMSAVPGYGGLCYPWVGNRFAKERLSALVPFTVTRRIGHPYQNRTPPKRKKPRTSFSRVQICELEKRFHRQKYLASAERATLAKSLKMTDAQVKTWFQNRRTKWRRQTAEEREAERQQANRLILQLQADALHKSLGESAGSDPLCSHNSSLYALQNMQPWAEERE, encoded by the exons ATGGAGCGCGCACCCAGCGCCCCAAGTCCTCCTCCCAAAGCGGCCCAGCACGAACCCATCAGCTTCGGTATCGACCAGATACTCAGTAGCGGTGCTGACTCAGAGACCGGCCGGACCAGCAGCAGATACGGTTCGGATACAAGCAGTGGAGACGGTTACCGTTTGGGAAGCCCAACTGGAGGGAACGCTGCCTCCTACACTGCGCTGTCCATCTCCCTCTCCGGCATGGTACCACAGTTAGAGGATCCTGGTTTGTACGGAGTGAACTGTAGCCTGGGCAGCAGAGGAGTGATCCGGGTGCCTGCTCACAGACCGTTGACTACCTCGGGGCCGCCGCACTTGATGAGCGCTGTACCCGGGTATGGAGGCCTGTGTTACCCGTGGGTCGGGAATAGGTTCGCCAAGGAAAGGTTATCAG CTCTCGTGCCATTCACGGTGACCCGGCGAATAGGTCATCCATACCAGAACCGCACGCCGCCCAAACGGAAAAAGCCTCGGACATCGTTCTCTCGTGTGCAGATTTGTGAGTTGGAGAAGCGCTTCCACCGGCAGAAGTACCTCGCGAGCGCCGAGCGGGCCACCCTTGCCAAGAGCCTGAAGATGACGGATGCGCAAGTCAAGACCTGGTTCCAGAACCGACGGACCAAATGGAG GAGACAGACAGCGGAGGAAAGGGAGGCTGAGCGTCAACAGGCCAATCGGCTGATCCTGCAACTGCAGGCCGACGCCCTCCACAAGTCCCTCGGCGAATCAGCAGGCTCCGACCCACTGTGCTCACATAACTCCTCCCTGTACGCCCTGCAGAATATGCAGCCCTGGGCCgaggagagggagtag